The Schistocerca piceifrons isolate TAMUIC-IGC-003096 chromosome 5, iqSchPice1.1, whole genome shotgun sequence DNA segment ATAAAAACTAGGTCACCAAGAAGTAGATGAAAATGAGGAATTCTTTtaccctgaaaaaaaaaataaaaataacattataacGGACGAAGCAAGTTGGACACAGAAACCATGCTAGCACAAGCAACACTGCCCCACTTATTGGACGACTCAATGATCCTTGTTTGTAGATCTCTGCTTTACCACGTCGGGAGACGCAACTCTTACCAAAGTGACGCCAAGCCAAAAGTTAGTGCAGAGCTCAAAACATCAGAAAAACTACAGTAACATGTCCTAGTTTTATAGGTTTCTTCCATACTTTTAACGCTAATGTTTTATGTTCCCAACGGATCACCAGATTACTCTTTTATTTAATAAACAGTCTTCTGATATAACAGATGATAATCAATATTTAAGTACGGTCCCTCTGTTCATATTTTGGATGGATTTAATGCAATTTTCTGTTATTTAGTCAATCCATTCTAAAGCTTAAGAATTTTCAGTTCAACCTAATTTGACATCCGgaacttcttttttcttctttgtatGCTGCTTTGTATCTGCTGCTGGGTTCATTAGAAAATTGGGGAAatgttgaaatttcctggcacacTGAAACTGTGTGTCGGAGCGGGACTCAAAACTCGGGATCTCTGCTATGATGCTGGCGGACGTAAAGCTTTGAGCAGGGGACCTGAGTCGTGCTCGGTACCTGAATTAGTACTTAGCGAAAGGCAATGGTTCCGGATTCGATTGCCGGTCGGGTCCACAGCATTAATCTGTCGAGAAGTTACAATACTTTCCTAATTATCAGATAAAGCGAGAAGCAGATGTAATGTAGCGTATAAAGAGATCTGGCAGCGCACACTCTGttacagagtgaaatttcattctgggaaagtATTTTTTGAAACAATGATTGACTTACACGACTTGAAAAGCAACACATGTGAAACACAGAAACCAACAATAAGATTAAAAGCAGTACAAACACAATGTTCTTTACCGTGGTGTTGTGGATCGTGATTGATTTTGACCATAAGAGGCCATAATTTATCAGTTGTATACAATGTTTTCACCACAGTGTTACATAAACTTCGAGCATTTTGCTGTTTCAGTTGTATTCGACATTagatttcatatttttattgttcTGTATTGGTTGGACACACCCTAATCTATTCGCTAGAGGCAACTATTTCTCGTCTGTTACCCTCAATAACTTTGGCTTGTGATTATAGAAATCTGTTCTTTAGTGTAGAAACGATATTAATTAACAACATGTAACTCCACTACGtttcattaatgaaatattttggcactcGTAGTTGTATTAAGCTGAGATAGGAACGTAGTATTCATTTTCAAAATAATGTTCTGTAGCGCATTAGGTTTTCTCATCTGTAATTTATGTAACCAGCAGGTGTTCAACAAATATCTCTCAGGTTGCATGCTGTTTGATTAGAACGGAGGGCCTCAAATACTTCAGTTTCAAAGCATCAGTTCCATATCTGCATCTCAGATGTGCTTAACTTCAACTACAAAGTTCGAGTACGCCATAAGAGTTTTTGAAATCTGCAATTTCAGGACCTAAGTGTGATATATGTAGCTctttcttcccctttttccctggTCACTAATGcaatgcatttcactacaatttcttCTCTTGTGACATTCTACTCATCTTAGAGCAGCACTGCTACCCATTTGTATAATACGATTAAGTTATATCTTATATTTGCCAGCAGATGCTCAGTGTCGGTAATTGCATCTGGTTAAGCTTAGACGAAGCGACTGTCAAAAGCAATAAGTGGTTCGACATACTCCATTGTCGACTTCCTTCCTGTAGTGTGCGTGTATCAAAAGTAAAGGAACCCTATCGTTATTTCTTCTATCCAACACTCCCCATCAACAACGAGAACGGTAACTGCACCTGTTCTCCTCTACTCACAGTACGTTGCAGAATCATGTAACTATAACGCTTAGATGCTACCTACATGTTTTCTACCTCTTCCTGTTTACGAATGCTGCGTTCGTGAGGATAATAATTCTGTCGTTATCGAATTCCTAGTCACTACGTATTTCTACCAATTCCAAAACTTGCTATACACGTGACTGATCATGTCATTGAAACTTCATAGTTTCGTGAACCGACTCATAAGTCTCTGGCTTCTTTGGCAAATCAGCTCTGTCGCGTGTCGACCACGTAGGCACTAGTTTCGTCATAGAATGGAAGCACTGTTCCTCTACCTATGGATACGATAAACAGCGACTGTTTCATCAAGACTACGTGCCGACCTTATCTGTAGATAAAAAACTGCTATCGCGTTTTTAAACCATCTCTCGTATTGCTTATTTAAGTGACATGCCTCCCGTTACCACCGACATAGTCGTACAGAAAACAGAGAGTTATATACAACCGATACAACAATGATGTCAATTACAAGTGGAACCAGTACGAATCATACCCCTCAAAGTATTCCTGCACCTCTGGCTAATGTGAAGGAGTCCTCGATCGTAAAAGTTAAGAAGAAGTACGAATTGCCAGTTTCCGTAAAACTTACGTGTAGGAGGATTTGAACATTTCCACCAATAGCAGACACCAACGCGACATCTAGCTTTCGCCGTTATCTTAGCGCTGAATTATCCCCTCACTAACCTCTTTCAGCCACTTCATTCATGACTTTGTTGTTTCACATTTGTGCAGAACTGCTCCCGAACCTGGTGGCGAACGGGTGTAACGACTGCTCGCCGCGCCACCTGGAGAGGTCAGTCAAGGTGCTGAAGCACGTCACGGAGAAGCGGCCGCAGGACTGGGCCAAGCTGAAGGCCAAGTTCGACCCCGCGGGCGAGTACACCAAGAAGCACAGCGCCACCTGGAAGCAGCGAGGCATCAACTTCTGAGCGCCTCTGGGCCCTGCCAGGGGCTCCCGCAGCTGTCTGTGATAACTTACGTACATCATCCACACTCAGCCCACGTCTACATCTCCAGCACCTCACACTCTGCCGCGAGACAGGCTGTGTAAACTAAAAGATAGTGACCGATGAAGATACTATCTAACAAATCAGCTTAATATTGTTCATACTGTATATCCTCAGAGTACAAAAATAAATACTCCATGACAGCTTCATGTAAAGTGCCAATACTTTGTTGTACATTACATTTTCTGTGCATAGTAGTCTCGATTTTCTCCCATCGACTGATTCTGTAACATGTTGGGTTTTTCCAGTGAAGAAACTGACAAATATTAACACTTTCTACGTTTCCTTTCCTCTGCACACAACTATTTCATGCGTATTTCCTTCCTTAGAAACGACTGATATTGCTGCATATGTTAATCCAGCATCTACGACTCTCATTTATAGATAAAGAATTTAATGATCTGTGGTAGCTTTCTATATTTAAAGCTGGCTAATGTCAAGGTTGAGATATACTGTGCATCTTTTTGCTAACGTCAGtgacaaataaaaattatattgtgaAATGTTCTCAGAATTTATGTTCCAGCTAACTGATTACTATTTGCAGTAGTTGTCGTATGGCTTTTGTACAGACTGTTAAAGATTCGTCACCTTTTTTTTGTATTCTCAGGACTGTGAACATCAGATCAGAATTGGAATCAAAGCCATTGGGACTTTATTCAATGCTTCTTGGACTCTCACTGTAGAGCAACAACATTACTCAACTGCTGCACTACCGTTCTTCATCCCTAGAGGTCTGAAATGCTTCATATCCGTATCCAAACGCTGCAGTACCGTTTAACACCTATTTTAAGTAGAAAACCTTATGACAGTaagaaaatgtagaggaagacatgaCTTACCAATGTTTTAAATTATGGTGGAAGAAGACCGGTTTGTCTGTGTTCATGAGATGTAGAATAAGTGGTATCTACTATCGAAGAGAAAGAGTTAGATCTtattaacagaaaatttaaaaaaattataaatgctgGGCGCAGATCTCGAAATAAGTAGGTGAAGATAGGAAACAGTTCAAAGATAAATCACCTGAACGACTTACAAGAGCGGTGCAACGAATGTAATGTAAATAAAGTTCTATGATACCTTTTCGTGTCCGTAACCGGGTCACACAATCGGCTAAACTCAGTATTTAAAAGGTCCACATGGCCACCATTTTCAGACGAGGACTCTGTTTGCTAATCTCGCCGAAACTGATTCACTGTATCTTAGTTAATCTATGATCCGGTTGCAGACCCGACAAACAAATCACAAGCTAATAAGACCGAAAGCGTATATAGTGAGACTAAAATTCTATAATTCAAAATTATGTGGACGAGACTCTACCACACAAATCGCTTAAACTGGAATTGCGAATACAATTATTTGCACCCAATTCCTCATATTTGCCAAAATAAGTAAGTTCTAAATTGGCTATGGGCCTGTTACTGTAAACCACTGTGGCCGAGGTACACAATTTGACAGAAACCTTAATTTGTAGTCAAGGAAACATCACGCGATCCAGTGACTTGTCGTTAAATGTGGATCTGGGCTTTATTCTGATTCTGCACCTGCTCATCTCGTAATAGCGAATTTCTGGATCACATGTGACTCACAGGAATTTACAGGTCCGTTGACAGATATATCAGCTGGCGTATAGTGAAGGGAAAACTGCCAAGTATTCATTATGGCTGCCTCGGGAAAAATTTAAAATCTCGATTAGTACACGACCACCGAAAATGTTACAAGTTCTTGGTGAATCAGTTTAAAAACTGGTGAATCTGTGGGAACTCGCGAAATGAAACATTGTGTATACTGTGCCCCAATTTCCAAAATTTCGTAAGTCGACGCGAGTACAGACTTGAGACTTTAAATTCAAAACGAAACTAGCGCCAAGTGTAACGCCCAGTGACACCAGTCAGGCGTTAAAAGAAATTCAAATCCCAGGACAGACTTTACGTAAACACGCGTTGTTACGCTTACAGTTCCACTGCTACAAATTTACAGTTTCTGTCCTTAATGGATGCAAAAATTTCATTAAACAAGAAGCTTCAAGCTTTTGTGCTGATTAATTTGATGTCGCAACCAACGTTAAGTCACATAGTTTATCCACTTTAAACAAAATCATAACTACAAATTAACGTTATTGTGACAGAAACGTGTTGATAACAAACTGGCACGCGTTTCTTAAGAGGTATAATGTAACTATACCCCTTCACTTTCTCCGAAGCAGATTtttcaaaacgtaaacagaatTTTAATTAATGATGATTTAGATGATTTAGACGGAAATATCAAGGCAACAGATCAACTACATAAAAAATGAAGCTTTGCTGGTATATGCTGTAACCTTAATAAGTGTAGCTGCCTCATCTGgctattcaataaaatttttgacTAGACGAGATTTCGTCTACTAGCGACATTTGACGTTACTAACAAAAATACGTAGCCTAGCATATGCATATTGTGATCCTACTCAAGGACATGTCAATCACCCTTCTATCTCATTTGTTTAAACAGTTACTAATTTTATAAGATTTGTCACACTATTTATTCTATGATTGTATTCGTGATTGGCTTCCACAGTACCTGCTAGGTACCattatttttattatgtcttaATCGTACTGCGCCAGGGGCATTCCGTTTGTATTTACAAATCATCATCAGTGGTTGTTATGTAAATATTTGATACCTAATATAATTCAACATTCTGCTATTTATCGATTTAAAAGAAAAAACGTATTAAAGCAACCGTATATAGAAACGTATTATATGTTAATAGGGTATACATAAAACGTTTCTATACTTTACTATTTACAGATTTTCTAACAAAAGCTATTTTTATCTATATTTTATCT contains these protein-coding regions:
- the LOC124798183 gene encoding ejaculatory bulb-specific protein 3-like — protein: MARILIACCLLSLAAVATRAAPQQDRLDRVDIDEVLGNERLFRAYVQCLLDDGDGKCTPEGKELKKLLPNLVANGCNDCSPRHLERSVKVLKHVTEKRPQDWAKLKAKFDPAGEYTKKHSATWKQRGINF